Proteins from a genomic interval of Tenacibaculum sp. SZ-18:
- a CDS encoding DNA cytosine methyltransferase gives MILKQGTLFSGIGGPELAAHAMGWENVFHCDINEFGKKVISHYWPNSIGHGNIKETDFNIYRGRIDILTGGFPCQPYSAAGNRLGKKDDRHLWPEFARAIREIQPRWVVGENVRGLVNWNGGLVLAEVQADLEAEGYEVQCFLFPSASVGATNIRERIWICAYNGSMGRKNVQGDKGSSSYEIENSKGRSSKIQWREKETDVLDPSRNTFLQFQEMHGQPAVFNVGDELSPELDFITVSKWYEESLTAGGNAINPRAIIQIFKAIEKYEQIKNKQ, from the coding sequence GTGATATTAAAACAAGGAACATTATTCAGTGGTATTGGTGGACCAGAATTAGCAGCTCATGCAATGGGTTGGGAGAATGTGTTCCATTGTGATATTAACGAATTCGGTAAGAAAGTAATTAGCCATTATTGGCCCAATTCAATAGGACATGGAAATATCAAAGAGACAGATTTCAATATTTACAGAGGACGAATCGACATCCTTACTGGCGGGTTTCCGTGCCAACCTTACTCAGCAGCAGGAAATAGACTTGGAAAAAAAGATGATCGCCACCTCTGGCCAGAATTCGCTAGAGCAATTAGAGAGATTCAACCACGTTGGGTCGTGGGCGAGAACGTTCGCGGGCTTGTTAATTGGAATGGAGGTTTGGTACTCGCAGAAGTGCAAGCTGACTTGGAAGCTGAAGGCTACGAAGTACAATGTTTTTTATTTCCATCTGCAAGTGTCGGAGCTACCAATATCAGAGAAAGGATTTGGATTTGTGCCTACAATGGCAGCATGGGACGGAAAAATGTACAAGGTGACAAAGGAAGCAGCTCTTACGAGATTGAAAACTCAAAAGGGAGAAGCTCGAAAATCCAATGGAGGGAAAAAGAAACAGATGTCCTGGATCCATCACGCAATACTTTTTTACAATTTCAAGAAATGCACGGGCAACCCGCAGTTTTCAATGTGGGCGATGAACTTTCCCCCGAATTGGACTTTATTACCGTTTCTAAATGGTACGAAGAAAGTCTTACAGCGGGAGGAAATGCAATTAATCCTAGAGCAATAATTCAAATATTTAAAGCGATAGAGAAATACGAACAAATTAAAAACAAACAGTAG